The Hippocampus zosterae strain Florida chromosome 11, ASM2543408v3, whole genome shotgun sequence genome includes the window atacaaaaaaagaagtcaagttTCCTGGTGGTGGCCCCTGGCcaagtgtgtttgggggggcgaCGGGACGCAAAAAGTTAAAGCGTTGGTCGCTGGAAATGGATCGTAGCAGCATTCGTGAAGGAGAATTTTGGCAAAAATCAAGGCGAAACGTCAACCTCTTCTTTGCTATTTCACtcacaaaagtcaaaatgtcagGCACTGCAAAGGAATACTGGCATGATTTCAACACCGCGTCGCTTGGAGCCATGTTGTGTGAGGCAGGCAACCTTTGAGGTTTAGCGCCGAAGACTTGAGACTCCGACGACgcgctctctctatctctcttagacataaatataaatattcttgtgttgtgttgtttgaaTTATATGAAGGAGTACTTAAGGACACAGACGAAAGAAAAAAGTCAGTCGtaatcttcatttaaaaaaaaaataaataagaaaaaaaagttgcaaaattatGAGAAGAGTCATCactcttcatttaaaaaaaaaaataagaaaaaaagttgcaaaattatGAGAAGAGTCATCactcttcattaaaaaaaaaataagaaaaaaagttgcgaAATTTAGAGAAGAGtcatcactcttttttttcttcttggaagATTGAAACTTATTCAAAATGAAATTAGGATGTTTTTCCGTCAGATTTGGACTTTCTTCACTCTGGTAATAATCTATGGCACAGATATACTTCCATTATATTCCGACTTAATTTTTGTAAAGGTTAATATTGCAACTTACCCCCCCTCCCGACCCCATCAAATTGAATGATGCCATTTTTCTTCTCAAATTTAGAAAATGCAAATGGAACACTTCCAAATGTGTCGCCATCAAATTCCCGCCGACTCCTTCATAGAATTCAGACAACTTCTGCCCATTGTGGGCAAAGGGATCCATATCAATGCCGACATCTTCCCGCAAGGCGAAAATGCTACATGGGAGGCCAGTGGGAAGAGCAAAacccaaaaaagaaaccaaTCACTAAAGATCCCGCAAAGTGACAGATTTTGAAAAGTCGTCACTTGTGCTGGCCGCGAGCAAAGTGGCAGGCAAAGTCGTACTTGCTCCTGCACTTGTGGCCGCAGATGTTGCACTGGAACGGGTTCTCGTAGCCGTGGCAGCCCATGTGGATGGTGTAGAGGATGTTGTCGGGGAAGTAGATGCCGCAGTGATGACAGCGATGCGGCGCGCGCCGGGGGGCCGGGACGCCGGGCGCCGGCGTGCCGGGCCGGCTGTTGGTGGCGCTGTTGGGCCCGCTGCGCTCGCTGCCCGCCGGGCTGCAGTTGCTTAGCTGAGGGGGCGCTAGCGGTTCGGGGGTGACCGGCGAGGAGGAGGCGAGCGAGCGCTGGATGAGGAGCGGCTTCTCCTCCGCGTCGGATTCCGCTCCTGGGGAGGAAGGGGGCCGGAGCGGGGGCGGGAGGCTGGCGCACTGGCCCGCCAGGGTGGAGAGCTGATTGAGGGGGTTCTCCATGATCAGGTTTGACCGCAGGCAGCTAGGAGGCTCCTCCTCGTCATAAGCCTCGTGCGGCGGCTCGCGGGAGCGGTCGTCCGCGTCGCAGGCCCGGGGCGTAGAAGAGCACGAGGCGATGAGGAGGCGGCGGCCGTAGCCGAGCGAGCCGCTTTTTTTCTGCAGCACGCTCAGCATCTTCTTGTGCGGCAGCGAGCGGGTATCCTTCTTCGGGACCAGTTTGTGGCGCCGGCGGCGGTGGTGCGACAGGTTGCTGCGGTCGCTGCAGCGGAAGGAGCACAGCTCGCACTTGTAcggcttctcgcccgtgtgcgaGCGCATGTGGGCCTCCAGGTGGCGCTCGTAGGCCGAGGCGAACGGGCACAGGTGGCAGCGGTGGGGTTTCTCTCCTGGTggattaaggggaaaaaaagcttacGATCGGCGGCGGGAATATCGCGCTACATTTAGTCCGTAACAGTCACTAGGTTGACTTTTTCGATAACTTGCATTGTCAGTCGAGTGGTTCtatagctttttttcttttcccccccaccTGTGTGCATTCGAATATGCTCGACGAGTCTCGCTGTGCCCCGGGTGGCGTAGCTGCAGTACAGGCACTTGAGTTTGCCGTCAAAAGTTCTCTCAAAACCGTCCACCAAAATTCCAGCGCCGTCCTCCAGGGACATGTCCACCGCCGGGTGATCCAACCCGTTCTGACTGCAATCTGCGCACGGAGGGATATACAGGCAGCAATTTGTCGAACATAGCTGggactgtaaaaaaaagtgaatttgtaAAGAGCTCTAACAATGAATGGGATGGGCATTGCTGTTATATGAGCTGTCATCACAAGTTTAACTCTCGAATAAACGGAAAGAAATGTCAACGTTACCGGCCGGTAGTTCATCTGCCTCCTTAACGCCGCTGACGGAACCCGATATCATGTTGACATGCTGGGTCTGCTGGCTCAGATACTCCTGGAAATCCTTTACGAAGACCAGCGTGTCTGGCTTTTCCTCGCCCATTGAAAGCAAGGAATGGAAAAATCCAACACTgcagcaacattttaaaaaggataAAATGCTTATGGATGCTTAGGATAAAAAGCAGGAAAGTGAGTGACTGCGGCTGGTGTGGACTGAAATCGATGACAAAAAAACTTGTGTTTGGGGGTGGCACCAACAGATATATAGTATGCCCCAGTATGCTAACAACGTCAAACTCCAGCGACAGACAAGAATATTCGTGCCATTGACATCTTTTCCCAATCATTCAGCCTTGTAAAATAAGAGTGGCGTGTTTACTAGTGGTGAAAAGGCCACTGCATCCCGGGAGTACATGACGTCAAGCTTATCAGGTCACTCAATACATTgtcataattaaaaaatgttagttGCATCTAAAGGAGTCAAGTACGAACGACGACTCGAATCCATTGTAAAGCTTGTTAATGTTTACATACTCACATCCGTTGTATTTGCTTGTTTGAAAAATCCAGGCCagtattgaaaacaaaatgtgaacacATGCGGTGTGTCCAGTCGGTTGGGTGCTACACAGCCGTTCCCATCACCGCCATGTTGACAGCTCAGGTAAATCCGCTAGGTTGACAGCGAACGTTAGCATTTGGCTACATCGAGCATCTCTCTTCAGCGGGGGCGCCGGTTTGTTTTGCTTGACAGCGCCATTGACGCCCTTCTTTCTCGTGTACGAGTGAATTCTGAGAAAATGTCCCCGCTATCAGATTAGGTTTAATTCCGGCTCCCCCACGGAGAGCCCAAGATGCTCAATCAAAACAACCAGGTTGGAAGGGGTGAAAGTTCACTGAGTTGTGCTCAGGGAAAAACAGTCCGATCACACGAATCGTCCTTAAAGAAAGGTTCCTACTACTAATGTTCACCGAATTGTGTTCAGGGATAAACGATCCGATCACACGAATTGTCCTTAAAGAAAGGTTCCTATGACTAAACCAGATACCCGACAGATTAAAATCCATAAATTATAAGCACTCTCATTTTAAAATTCATGTAACGTCTCGACAGTATTTTTTTGAAGGTTAAACATCAAGCGCACATCCATTCAAAGGCCGGGGTGAGAGGGAGGACCCACATTTGGTGAAATTTTTCGCTTCACCGTTGACGTAAAAAGCGGGCTCGACGTCATCGCGTATCGGCAAATGAAGCTTTTGTGAAGCCCTGAACTACTCGGCGCATCGTTGATTTCTTGAAGCATCACTAACAGTGACCTCTACCGGCAAAAAGCAAGGCTGCAATGGattgtaaacatttgaaaactttTAAGCACACCCAGACAAGACCGAATCTCATGTTCTATTTAGAATAAAGATTGATTACTGGGTGTATTGTGTTCTGACTGACAGCCATCTTCTATCAAATGTGTAacataagtaaataaaaaataaatgtgttacaGCAAAATAACTGGGATTGTTTCGAGTGTAAATGTGTCCAAGAAGAAAATgaaccaaataataataataataatatatatttttaaaaaagcttctTTACCTGTGTTTCTACCAAGTGGACACTAGATGGTGGACACGGTCTTGATGATGAAACATTTGTTGAACCTCCCCATTCCACGTGTACTCAGACCTCAACGTACAAAGGAAGCTCCTTGGGAGATACTTGGATCAGTATTGATCAATTATACTCCAAACATCACCAGCATGCACATTCACACTGCTCGCGCGAGACATCTCAGCAGCCAATTAGCATGTGCTCCCAACAGCCTGTCCGTacttatgttattttattgcaATTTAATTATGCACATGTTTCCAGCGGGGCCCCGGATGAATAATTTACACGGAGACAAAATGATTCGTTAGCGAGAAGAGCTGGAACGATGCTCTCTCATTTGGTTCAATATGCAATATCGGCTGTACGACTGGATTTGCTCATGTGCAGGTTGGTGGGGCCTTCAAAGTCAAACATGTTCTGTGCTGTGATGCCCATTGACTTCCACGCGTTTCAAAACATCACAACCAGACAATTTTTCATGTAGGAAATAATGTCAAACGAATTGCTTCTGATGCAAAGTAGAAAAGcattctgtggtctgacgagaaaagaaagaaaattgtgCAGGTTGTGTCCTGCGGGCCAAAGAGAAGAACCGTCCCGACTGTTAAGGATGACTTCACGGCTGTTTGTGCtcatttatgaatatttttccTGACTGATTATTCTTCCAAGTTCCTCttcctgtgtatttttttttcaacaaacaaaatcaatgcATTGATCTGTATCTGTAAGAAGAAACATCATTTCTTACGATTCCGATTTGAATTTAATTAATTGTTTGGATCTAATTTACACCTCAAGTTGGAATTATATTTGAAGGAGTGGGcccctattttttgttgttgttgagcacaTTGGAAGATTATCGGTGTGTAAAAGCTTTTTAATCTCACCCAAGTGCAGCCATAGTAACGATGGGCAGGCGGAAAAGGTGAAGGGGGGATTAGACGGGAGACTGTTTCTTGGGAGTCTCCACGTGGAGCACTAGAAAAAGAGccgagagagagtgtgtgtgtgtgtgtgtgtgtgtgtgtgcgggcgagCATAAAGGAGGTATATATGaagcttttctttcctctcaccaCTTAATTTCCTCGCAGGCGCGCCTCTCCCGCTTTGTCATGAATGTAATTGGCGCCTTTGATGAGCTGGCTATTATCTGGATCGCACTTTACATGGGCAAACAAGACTGCCCCCTCCGTCCACCTCCAGCTCCCATTTAACTCAgcgaatgaccccccccccccccccaaccctccaatCCCTTCCTCTCGTCTTCCCCAATTATGCGGGGAACAAGTGGCTTTTCATAAAGCCGGCCTGTCTCCCTTGATTGGCGGGGCCTTGGAGCCCGCCACACGTGGACAAAGGGACAGATTAGATGTGATATAGgcgcagcaacaaaaaaaaaacaaaaaacaatttcctTTATTAATTTCCTGAGTGTCTCGCAAGATGAGGGCgccttcctcccccccccccccccccctcccgaaaaGACAAACTTTTATCACTTGATGGATCTGGAGACTCAAAGGACAGACGGACATTTTATTGACCCGAGTTTGACCGCAGCTGTCTGGTCCTTAAAGGCGGCCAAGAGAGAAATGTTCCACTTGAGTAAAGCGGCACGCGACGGGCTtatttcacccccccacccccccacctcgtGGAGGACGAGCAGCGTCTTGCCATATTTCCTCGGCGCGGCGACGCTGACTGACTGCCTGGCGAATACGAAGACATAAGAGTGTTCAACAGCCATTTGATAATCGCGGCGGTGAATAGATATGATGGGACTTTATGAGGCAGTGCGCCATAAAGCCGCTGTCACCcgggaactgtttttttttttttcctgactgccTTATTACACTTTTCAAGCACCACTTGACAAACaaacgcgcgtgcgcgcgcagaCACGCACGCAAGATGGCGCGAGTCCTTCCAATATGGCTGAAATACGGCAACGATCAGGTGGATTGTAGCGAGTGACAAATTAGACTATTACTCCTCATAGATTCGTAAAGTGGATTCTTAGCTATTTCTTTGAgtctttggggaggggggggggggagtgataaATTGCTCATCAATTCATTTGACTATTAGTGGTTGGTACGTCTGCATCAGAGATATGAGTCGGGCGGAATGAtttggaaacctttttttttttttgggccataaTATTACAATTGCGATTTTAatatgtcgtgttttttttcaaggtcctcctcccatgtatttatttatttatttatttatttttcataaacacgagcaggtggcccggtagtccagtggttagcacgtcggcttcacagtgcagaggtaccgggttcgattccagctccggcctccctgtgtggagtttgcatgttctccccgggcctgcgtgggttttctccgggtgctccggtttcctcccacattccaaaaaacatgcgtggcaggctgattggacgctctaaattgtccctaggtgtgattgtgagcgtggatggttgttcgtctctgtgtgccctgcgattggctggcaaccgattcagggtgtcccccgcctactgcccgaagacagctgcgatgggctccagcacccctccgaccctcatgaggatcaagcggctcggaagatgaatgaatgaataaacacgaGCATCTATATTACAATTGTCGGCCCAGAtaatcgagtggttagcacgttgacttcacagtgcagaggtaccgggttcgattccagctccggcctccctgtgtggagtttgcatgctctccccatggctgcgcgggttttctccgggtgctccggcttcctccccacattccaaaaaacatgcatggcaggctgattgaacactccaaattgtcccgaggtgtgagtctgagtgtgaatggttattcgtttctgtgtagcctgtgattggctggtaactggttcagggtgtcctctgcctactgcccaaagacagctgtgatgggctccagcacaaaaaaaaaacaatactaaaAAACAACTAGAACCAGCCGATATTTTTTACCCAGGTGGCATTTCAGGATTATTTATTCGACGCTCCGGCAACCGAAAGCACCGGCTACAAATAAAGAAGATGGCATCGTCGCTATTGACCGCTCAGCGTCTCCAAATGAAGTGCCCGGCGGTGAGTTATCGCGGTCAAACGACATTTGTACGGCCGCAAAAGTGGCACCATTTTTCGCCCCCCCCTACTCTCACCCCATGCACGATCGCCCCCTAACGCTTGTCACTCTGCGGCTGTAGCTCATTTGTCCTGACTGATGGGTGTGAACGCACAGTTGCCCTAATACCCGACTTCACTCGCACCTTCAACAGTGCCCCATAAAACCGACGAGCTTGTCGTCCCGATGATAATATAGTGCGTCCTCACACACTAGCGGGTCGCGATCCCTCATGTGGCTTCCATTTTCTACACCTTCACCAAAGCAACCAAAAGGAAATGATTTTGTCATCGCTAAGTCATTTCGGACAATTTCACCATGTTATCTTGGCCTCTGAACATGTACGCGGCAAGGCGAGGAAGCGTTATTTATGCAGCGCATTGCATCCGCGAGGTCACTCGGTGCGCGTCACATAGCTGAAATACAACAATCAAAGGCAACGATGAAAGGCAAAATGCAACATTACATCTTATTCCATTCGCGTGCGGCATAACAGCAAAATGCTGATGCACCGTGTTTGCTCTGCTTTTCaaatacttccatccatccattttccgaaccgcttaatcctcactagggtcgcggggggtgccggagcctatcccagctgtctccgggcagtaggcgggggacaccctgaatcggttgccagccaatcgcagggcacacagagacgaacaaccattcgcactcacactcacacctagggacaatttagagtgttcaatcagcctgccacgcatgtttttggaatgtgggaggaaaccggagcatgtCATGTCTATTTGATGGGAAATAGGTC containing:
- the ikzf5 gene encoding zinc finger protein Pegasus, whose translation is MCSHFVFNTGLDFSNKQIQRIVGFFHSLLSMGEEKPDTLVFVKDFQEYLSQQTQHVNMISGSVSGVKEADELPADCSQNGLDHPAVDMSLEDGAGILVDGFERTFDGKLKCLYCSYATRGTARLVEHIRMHTGEKPHRCHLCPFASAYERHLEAHMRSHTGEKPYKCELCSFRCSDRSNLSHHRRRRHKLVPKKDTRSLPHKKMLSVLQKKSGSLGYGRRLLIASCSSTPRACDADDRSREPPHEAYDEEEPPSCLRSNLIMENPLNQLSTLAGQCASLPPPLRPPSSPGAESDAEEKPLLIQRSLASSSPVTPEPLAPPQLSNCSPAGSERSGPNSATNSRPGTPAPGVPAPRRAPHRCHHCGIYFPDNILYTIHMGCHGYENPFQCNICGHKCRSKYDFACHFARGQHK